Proteins from a single region of Xiphias gladius isolate SHS-SW01 ecotype Sanya breed wild chromosome 2, ASM1685928v1, whole genome shotgun sequence:
- the hcfc2 gene encoding host cell factor 2 isoform X2 — translation MTTDIEEPQWRKVHSVTGVIPRSRHGHRAAAIRELIIVFGGGNEGIAEDLHVYNTISKQWFLPAVRGDIPPGCAAHGFVCEGTRILVFGGMVEFGKYTNSLYELQASRWLWKKLKPRAPRNCSPPCPRIGHSFTLVGNKCYLFGGLANDSEDPNGNVPRYMGDLYELELQSVSGVRGWSIPETKGGGPSARESHSSVAYKGLSSPKLYIFGGMQGCRLDDLWQLDLDTMVWSTPETRGSTPLPRSLHSASVIGNKMFVFGGWIPFPESDEHNALGTEWICTDSLSVLNLDTMSWQNLGPEEQDDIESQLQSQGPQSDDPYACRPRARAGHCAATVGPRLYIWSGRDGYRKSWNYQVCCKDLWYLETDRPATPEAVLLIKSTVSMLHVAWRPLAAADCYILQIQPVSPPKTADSNPPAKRVDPMRTDGQEGKNKDPAGVQSLQPQNEGTTNREKKASTKDASVQQETSVKSSSGSAETQAPGGRSAGIDSEASDPKSCSAGQGTSTTEVITSAQHQSDKPVYADKTANFYVRTHQVQQNPDEAVWFDVGVFKTLFSEVSHYFLPAESDQPFPQRKLPGPQDYQGREEQELAPGQTYRFRVAGINCFGRGDFSPVSEFKTCQPGFPGAPSAVKITKANDSVHITWEAPPSPSGRILEYSMYMAVRKSRSNTSERPGQMAFIRIYRGTKMSCSVSSTHLDNAHIDCSASNRPAVVFRIAAKNEQGYGPATQIRWIQDPTKLRASTSKADSSAEADAADSSS, via the exons ATGACCACTGATATCGAGGAACCGCAATGGAGAAAAGTCCATTCCGTCACAGGAGTGATACCGCGGTCTAGACACGGACACCGAGCTGCAGCAATAAGGGAGCTGATTATTGTTTTCGGTGGTGGAAACGAAGGGATAGCGGAAGATCTCCATGTTTACAACACTA TCTCAAAGCAGTGGTTTCTGCCTGCGGTGAGGGGTGACATCCCACCCGGCTGTGCTGCCCATGGCTTTGTCTGTGAAGGCACTCGAATACTGGTCTTTGGTGGCATGGTGGAATTTGGCAAATACACCAACAGTCTTTATGAACTTCAG GCTAGTCGCTGGCTGTGGAAGAAGTTGAAGCCCAGAGCACCCAGGAATTGTTCACCCCCCTGCCCTCGGATTGGACACAGCTTTACTCTTGTAGGTAATAAGTGTTACCTGTTTGGAGGGCTGGCCAATGATAGTGAAGACCCCAACGGCAACGTGCCAAG GTACATGGGTGACCTTTATGAGCTGGAGCTGCAGTCAGTGTCGGGGGTGAGAGGTTGGAGCATTCCAGAAACAAAAGGGGGTGGTCCTTCGGCACGGGAGTCTCACAGCTCGGTTGCTTACAAGGGCCTCAGCTCCCCGAAGCTCTACATCTTTGGAGGAATGCAAGGGTGCCGGTTAGACGATCTCTGGCAGCTTGACCTTG ACACAATGGTTTGGTCAACACCAGAAACAAGAGGTTCCACACCACTTCCCAGAAGCCTTCACTCTGCTAGTGTCATCGGAAACAA gatgtttgtttttggaggCTGGATTCCTTTTCCAGAGTCAGACGAACACAATGCTTTAGGAACAGAATGGATCTGCACTGACTCTTTAAGTGTGCTCAACTTAG ACACTATGAGCTGGCAGAACCTGGGCCCAGAGGAGCAGGATGACATCGAGTCCCAGCTGCAGAGCCAGGGACCTCAGAGTGACGATCCTTATGCATGTAGGCCCAGAGCTAGGGCCGGCCACTGTGCCGCCACTGTCGGGCCCAGGCTTTACATTTGGAGTGGCCGTGACGGATACCGTAAGAGCTGGAACTACCAGGTCTGCTGCAAGGATCTCTGGTACCTGGAGACAG ATCGACCAGCCACCCCAGAGGCAGTGTTACTCATCAAATCCACAGTCAGCATGCTGCACGTGGCATGGCGCCCCTTGGCTGCAGCAGACTGCTACATCCTTCAGATCCAGCCTGTGTCCCCTCCCAAAACTGCAGACAGCAATCCACCTGCAAAACGAGTCGATCCCATGCGAACAGATGGACAAGAGGGGAAGAATAAAGATCCTGCAG GCGTCCAGTCTCTTCAACCTCAAAATGAAGGAACCacaaatagagaaaagaaagcaTCAACTAAG GATGCTTCAGTACAGCAGGAAACTTCAGTGAAGTCATCCAGTGGCTCAGCAGAGACCCAAGCACCAGGAGGCAGGAGTGCTGGTATAGATTCAGAAGCCTCTGACCCTAAAAGCTGCT cTGCTGGACAGGGGACATCAACAACAGAGGTCATCACCTCAGCTCAACATCAGTCAG ACAAACCTGTTTACGCTGACAAGACGGCAAATTTCTACGTCCGTACACATCAG GTTCAGCAGAATCCAGATGAAGCAGTGTGGTTTGATGTCGGTGTGTTCAAAACACTCTTCTCTGAGGTCAGCCACTACTTTCTCCCAGCTGAAAGTGACCAG CCCTTCCCCCAGAGGAAGCTGCCAGGCCCTCAGGACTACCAGggcagagaggagcaggagctTGCTCCAGGTCAGACCTACAGGTTCAGAGTTGCAGGCATCAACTGCTTTGGCCGGGGAGACTTCAGCCCAGTCAGTGAGTTCAAGACCTGCCAACCTGGTTTCCCTGGAGCACCCTCTGCTGTCAAGATTACCAAG GCCAATGATTCAGTCCACATCACATGGGAGGCTCCACCCTCTCCGTCAGGCCGGATCCTAGAGTATTCTATGTATATGGCAGTGAGGAAGAGCCGCTCCAACACCTCAGAGCGTCCAGGTCAAATGGCCTTTATCAGGATCTACCGTGGCACCAAGATGTCCTGCTCAGTCAGCTCCACCCACCTGGACAACGCCCACATTGACTGCT
- the hcfc2 gene encoding host cell factor 2 isoform X1, with translation MTTDIEEPQWRKVHSVTGVIPRSRHGHRAAAIRELIIVFGGGNEGIAEDLHVYNTISKQWFLPAVRGDIPPGCAAHGFVCEGTRILVFGGMVEFGKYTNSLYELQASRWLWKKLKPRAPRNCSPPCPRIGHSFTLVGNKCYLFGGLANDSEDPNGNVPRYMGDLYELELQSVSGVRGWSIPETKGGGPSARESHSSVAYKGLSSPKLYIFGGMQGCRLDDLWQLDLDTMVWSTPETRGSTPLPRSLHSASVIGNKMFVFGGWIPFPESDEHNALGTEWICTDSLSVLNLDTMSWQNLGPEEQDDIESQLQSQGPQSDDPYACRPRARAGHCAATVGPRLYIWSGRDGYRKSWNYQVCCKDLWYLETDRPATPEAVLLIKSTVSMLHVAWRPLAAADCYILQIQPVSPPKTADSNPPAKRVDPMRTDGQEGKNKDPAGVQSLQPQNEGTTNREKKASTKDASVQQETSVKSSSGSAETQAPGGRSAGIDSEASDPKSCSAGQGTSTTEVITSAQHQSDKPVYADKTANFYVRTHQVQQNPDEAVWFDVGVFKTLFSEVSHYFLPAESDQVTIAVSNRPPNTKEPFPQRKLPGPQDYQGREEQELAPGQTYRFRVAGINCFGRGDFSPVSEFKTCQPGFPGAPSAVKITKANDSVHITWEAPPSPSGRILEYSMYMAVRKSRSNTSERPGQMAFIRIYRGTKMSCSVSSTHLDNAHIDCSASNRPAVVFRIAAKNEQGYGPATQIRWIQDPTKLRASTSKADSSAEADAADSSS, from the exons ATGACCACTGATATCGAGGAACCGCAATGGAGAAAAGTCCATTCCGTCACAGGAGTGATACCGCGGTCTAGACACGGACACCGAGCTGCAGCAATAAGGGAGCTGATTATTGTTTTCGGTGGTGGAAACGAAGGGATAGCGGAAGATCTCCATGTTTACAACACTA TCTCAAAGCAGTGGTTTCTGCCTGCGGTGAGGGGTGACATCCCACCCGGCTGTGCTGCCCATGGCTTTGTCTGTGAAGGCACTCGAATACTGGTCTTTGGTGGCATGGTGGAATTTGGCAAATACACCAACAGTCTTTATGAACTTCAG GCTAGTCGCTGGCTGTGGAAGAAGTTGAAGCCCAGAGCACCCAGGAATTGTTCACCCCCCTGCCCTCGGATTGGACACAGCTTTACTCTTGTAGGTAATAAGTGTTACCTGTTTGGAGGGCTGGCCAATGATAGTGAAGACCCCAACGGCAACGTGCCAAG GTACATGGGTGACCTTTATGAGCTGGAGCTGCAGTCAGTGTCGGGGGTGAGAGGTTGGAGCATTCCAGAAACAAAAGGGGGTGGTCCTTCGGCACGGGAGTCTCACAGCTCGGTTGCTTACAAGGGCCTCAGCTCCCCGAAGCTCTACATCTTTGGAGGAATGCAAGGGTGCCGGTTAGACGATCTCTGGCAGCTTGACCTTG ACACAATGGTTTGGTCAACACCAGAAACAAGAGGTTCCACACCACTTCCCAGAAGCCTTCACTCTGCTAGTGTCATCGGAAACAA gatgtttgtttttggaggCTGGATTCCTTTTCCAGAGTCAGACGAACACAATGCTTTAGGAACAGAATGGATCTGCACTGACTCTTTAAGTGTGCTCAACTTAG ACACTATGAGCTGGCAGAACCTGGGCCCAGAGGAGCAGGATGACATCGAGTCCCAGCTGCAGAGCCAGGGACCTCAGAGTGACGATCCTTATGCATGTAGGCCCAGAGCTAGGGCCGGCCACTGTGCCGCCACTGTCGGGCCCAGGCTTTACATTTGGAGTGGCCGTGACGGATACCGTAAGAGCTGGAACTACCAGGTCTGCTGCAAGGATCTCTGGTACCTGGAGACAG ATCGACCAGCCACCCCAGAGGCAGTGTTACTCATCAAATCCACAGTCAGCATGCTGCACGTGGCATGGCGCCCCTTGGCTGCAGCAGACTGCTACATCCTTCAGATCCAGCCTGTGTCCCCTCCCAAAACTGCAGACAGCAATCCACCTGCAAAACGAGTCGATCCCATGCGAACAGATGGACAAGAGGGGAAGAATAAAGATCCTGCAG GCGTCCAGTCTCTTCAACCTCAAAATGAAGGAACCacaaatagagaaaagaaagcaTCAACTAAG GATGCTTCAGTACAGCAGGAAACTTCAGTGAAGTCATCCAGTGGCTCAGCAGAGACCCAAGCACCAGGAGGCAGGAGTGCTGGTATAGATTCAGAAGCCTCTGACCCTAAAAGCTGCT cTGCTGGACAGGGGACATCAACAACAGAGGTCATCACCTCAGCTCAACATCAGTCAG ACAAACCTGTTTACGCTGACAAGACGGCAAATTTCTACGTCCGTACACATCAG GTTCAGCAGAATCCAGATGAAGCAGTGTGGTTTGATGTCGGTGTGTTCAAAACACTCTTCTCTGAGGTCAGCCACTACTTTCTCCCAGCTGAAAGTGACCAGGTGACTATAGCTGTCAGCAACCGGCCCCCAAATACTAAAGAG CCCTTCCCCCAGAGGAAGCTGCCAGGCCCTCAGGACTACCAGggcagagaggagcaggagctTGCTCCAGGTCAGACCTACAGGTTCAGAGTTGCAGGCATCAACTGCTTTGGCCGGGGAGACTTCAGCCCAGTCAGTGAGTTCAAGACCTGCCAACCTGGTTTCCCTGGAGCACCCTCTGCTGTCAAGATTACCAAG GCCAATGATTCAGTCCACATCACATGGGAGGCTCCACCCTCTCCGTCAGGCCGGATCCTAGAGTATTCTATGTATATGGCAGTGAGGAAGAGCCGCTCCAACACCTCAGAGCGTCCAGGTCAAATGGCCTTTATCAGGATCTACCGTGGCACCAAGATGTCCTGCTCAGTCAGCTCCACCCACCTGGACAACGCCCACATTGACTGCT